DNA sequence from the Catharus ustulatus isolate bCatUst1 chromosome 7, bCatUst1.pri.v2, whole genome shotgun sequence genome:
gcaggaaggcagggggcggccctgggcggccccaggcaccgggagcagcgcgggcaggaaggcagagggcagcCCCGAGTGGTcccaggcaccaggagcagcgtgggcaggaaggcagggggcggccccaggccccgggagcagcgcaggcaggaaggcagggggcagccctgggcgGCCCCAGtcaccgggagcagcgcgggcagggaggcgttactactttgttactttgttgtgcgcggcggcctgagccgaggggccacagcccgataggggccgacggggccgcagtgctgggggcagcggcgccacagctgatagaGGTAGGTgcggccagcggggctgcggccaGCATGGGCCAGCGGGACcgcggtgctggaggcagcggggccacagcctgataggggccgacggggccgcagtgcgctgagccgagcgagggatgggcagcagggcagtggtgccaccgagccgagcaagggacgGGCGGCTGGGCTGCTCCgcagagccgcgagggggaacagcatggtgccACAACGGAGCTGCGAGGCGGAACGGCACGGCAGCAGAGCCGATCCgagtgagggacaggcagcacagcaggagtgccgagccaagcaaGGGACAGGCGAcatggcaggagcgccgagccgagcgagggacaggaggcatggcggcggcgccgagcccagtgagggacaaGCGGCATGGCAGGAACGCTGAGCCAagcgagggaacggcacggcagctTCGCGGAGCCATGCGGGGGAACAGCACCACGGCAGAacggagccgcaagggggaggcggccctGCAGCTGCGCCGAGCCGCGCCAGCCGGCACTGGGGGCGGGTGGGACTGCCAGGGCCCACtacacggggagggcgcctgggactgcctttgaaagcctacgccgatctgtgaaaaatgtttccaaattgagccccgccagtaaactccacgatcgcgggtttccattactaattcgttactttgttgcgcgctgCATGgatcttcgcagcaaaaaaaaaaggtgcgccttatagtccggtgcgccttatctgatctacaaagttgtgaaatgtgccggctcccgggggtgcgccttatagtccggtgcgccttatggtcgtgaaattactgtactatctCTGTTACTCATATCACAGGTTCAATTACTTAGTAATTATAACATTACAATTCAACATTAAACACAAACCATTCAGTTCAAAACCATTAACATTTTATAAGCAAAATACCCTTTAACTTAAAACCATTTCTAATAATAACATAcatctttcttttattccttactctcctttgttttatttaaccAATAAACCTTTTAACTTAAGACTATTTCAATTAAGAACACAAATGTTTCcaattctcctttctccccctttctttgattttgaaattagaacagaggaaaacatgcattttgaaTTACCTTAGTTTGGTGAAAATTGTAATTGTTGATACTTTACAATCCaattttagtgtttaatattgttcaagaatttttcttttaaatgataACTTAGGAGAATCTTCTCCGGATAAGATTCTTCATGtttatctcaaaggaaaaggttttagcTTTTGCAAGGCTAAATCAACTAgatcaaattacagtaatttcacgaccataaggcgcactggactataaggagcacttttttttgcagcgaggctctgcccccagctccccccacacggttgctggccgaggccccgcctcaacccggcagccattggtccccaggcccgcctgtacccagcagaggcggtgccgcgggccccctggcccacctACACCCAgcaaccatgggcccccgggactgcctggacccggcaggggcggtgccgcgggcccaACCTCCAaccggctgctgtggcacttccggctccccccacggctcacagctcacacttctggtctggcaaatttcgcaactttgtacatcagataacgcacaccggactataaggcgcacttccgggttcgagggaaaattttagtcaaaagggtgcgccttatagtagtgaaattactgtacttgttttcaattttaactcagaaatacttgagttttataattttcttcctttgtcaGTCAAATTGCAATCTAGCCACAATTGAAATAGACTGAGAAGGTTTTGATGGTAAACATTCCTTTTGCTTAGCTAATATTCcaacctggccagggctgaaaTATTAGACTAGGCAAACTATTTTTCCTATTATCTTTTCAAGCTAAACctttattaaattttgaaaagtggtAAGAGgtaagtattttagaaaactatgcaattttaatttgacAATGAAATAGCCCTCACCAAACTAATTCACATAATTTTGATTCATTAAATTTATAATGTTAAAAGAAGTAACATATTCAAGTTTTTTGGATGGCTAATAATATATAATGCTAGTGCAATGTATACAAACAACATTAACAAACATTTTAGTGTAAACTTCaacatagatttaaaaaatattaggCCATATTTGCAGCATTGATAACACACCTTTTCTGCAACTGTAAAAGAACAGGTGAACAAGGCAAATATTAGCTTAGTAAAGTTTGCAAAATATACAGGCTTTAACAAATTTAGTTTTGAGATGGGTAAAGCAGCTGTTAAACCTTCTGAGGGTAAACATTGCTTGGATTAATGTCTTtaagttttccagtttttattttcactgtctcAAGATATGAGGCAAGTAACATTCTGCCACATATATTGAGAAGATAGTTTGTTCTCTGTCGCTGTGTTTTAGCTTTTTATGTGTCTGGTGGTAGCTTTTTAGATTGACTTGCTTGTTATTGGTTTTATGGAGCTTTATTTTGGTAAttctttttttgctgattttcatGTGGTGAGtattttttaagggtttttccCACATTCCAATTTGTGTAAGTGTTTGTGTCCCACCCCCTCCTTGAGATGGTGGCTTTTCGTGTGATTGGGGCTGTTTAGAAATGCTACTTTCCCCTTTTATATCTATGTGTTTCTCCCCTCTATAGCTAAATGAAAGGTTATTgtgtaaatgtttatttcccGGGGAGaaatttccctgtccccatggacgCTGGGTGTTAATTAAACCAGGGACATGGAAATATCCTCCCTCTTCCCTTAACAACTTACAGTTTTCAGCTGGGtatgtaaataaatttaaaagtgtGGTGACTACCTTGGCTTCGGAGATCACAGCAGGATCAGATGGAGCTGGAACTGTTTCCGGCTCTTTGCTAACGTTATGttgttttgtattattttcctGGATGTCCTGGGTGTTTTCTTGTGCTGCGATCTCTTGGAATTGATCCACTTTCGACTTTTGATACAAAGAAACAATTGCAGTAGAATTGGAGCTAGAAGTTTTCGGAGCTGGAGAGTTTTTCGGAGCTCTGGTGCTTTCCCTTCCTGGTTCCGGTGGCTTCTCCAGGTATTCCTAGAGTGCCGTCATCGGGGATGTCCTTCTCCGgccagctgtgggcaggggttTCCATGGTGTCTCGGGGCAGAACGACGCCTTCCTTCTCTGCCGACAACATGCCCTGGTACAGGCTGCGCTGGGGTCGGGACCCCTCCCCTTTGAGACTGGGCCGTGACAGGGGGTACCACCCACACGGGTTGGGTCGGAGCTGGCGACAACTTCCAccagggctggcccaggggcGAAACTGCGCCCCACCAGAGTGGCCCAAGGCGGTGCCATGCCCCACGAGGCAGGCATGCTTTGTTCTTTGTCCCTGGTTGCCATGTGGCCGACGCCATCTTGAGACCTTTCTTGgatcccccttttcccttccttttcttttcgGGATAGTGCAAGACGCCCTTCTGCCTCCTTTTTATCCGCTGCTATGGTTTTACTGGTTTGCAGAGTTCCTTCTAGGGCGGCAGGCTGATCTAAAGCTACTGGGATCGTCTCCATTGTTCTGTTATTCCCCAGAGTTGTTTTGCACTgagaaggtattttttttctctgtgctgtcatTATTAGGAGGTTTACCACGTTTTTCTACCCCTCGCTTTTTACACTGCATTTCCgattttatctgttttatcaATTTTATAATTGTCCTCCACGGTTTTACCACTTTAACTGCCTCTGGATCATTTTTCATAGCTGTTTCTATTATATTTTCCCCAAGATTATTCCAATAGTCCATATCTAATGCTGTCTCTTCTGTCaattcctctccctttccttttgccCATAATATTACATCATGCAATGATTCCTCTGAGTACTCAAATACCCATTCTTCTAGAAACAACTTCCATACCTGGAGAAACTTCCATACCTGGAGAAACTTCCATACCTGGAGAATTGAGCTGGGATGTGTAGAAAGTACTCCTCCCATCCTTCGGCTGTTTTCCCTGGCTCTGGACAAAATTTTCTTCAAGTCGCTGGACCTTTTTCTAGAGTATCAGGACTTACTGCTTTCCCTGGCTCTGGCCAAAAGTTTCTTCAAGCCTCTGGACCTTTTTTCTAAAGTCTCTGCACTTCCCTGGCTCTTTTTCCAGCTTCCCTCATCTCCGGGCAACCTGGTTTTttgccaggttttttttctcctgcctaTTAGGGCAACCTCCCTGGCTCGAGGGCCAGCTAATTTTCCCTGCCTCTTATTTTGGGCAGATTCCCTAGCTCAAAGGCTAGCACCCATACTTTTTGCAGGACTGGCTTTTGTTGAAATCATGTCGGCAGGTCACCACTTGTTGCTTTGGGTCCCCATACGGGCCACCATTTGCTGCTTTGTGCCCAGGCACCTCAAGAGCAATGACAGGCATGATTCTTTCAACCAAGAAGCCTCTTTATGCCTCTAAAAGTTCCCTTTATAACCGCCTAATGTATCTCTTTAAGCTCCTGTGATTGGCACAAAGTCTGGCTGTCCAGCCTCCTTTTCACCAATTTTGGCTTCaacagccaggcagggaccaTTGGACCAACCCCCTAACTTTTCTTGACTTTTCCCCTGATGGTTGGAGTTCCACCAGTGTGCTTTCCCATATTTGATACAGCATAAACCAGCTTATACTTTGAAACTACTCCATGTGCAGTGTGACAGATTGGGGCTACTCAGGGCAGTCAGAGTACACTTTGTAAGTCATGAGACAAATCCCTTTGCCTCAGACTGTAAGGATTTATTTCTCCTGACTGAGCATGCTGGGAGGCCCACCTCCATTTATGACCAGAATGGAAAAACTTTGTTCTGATGATAGTTCTTGATGACAAGGAATTCTTCCCTAGCACCATCCAAAAGGCTTTACTCTGGCATTGCTTTTCCTTGCACAAAGACAAAACATTCCTGCAGTGGGattagtggaaggtgtcacaCTTCTCCTAGATTTTGTCTTCCTCACAATACACAAAAGGGGTTTTCAAGACAGCAACCAAAGTCCAAAACTCCTTTGTGTCCATGTTCTGACCTCCTCTCCCTTGGTTTGCCCTGAACCCATCCATTACTTCACTTTTTATTGCAGTGCCAGGTGAAAAAAAGCCAATCAAGGTTGTTCTCCTCAGATATGGAATTGCGTGTGCATCTTAGTGACTATGACATCTTCGTAAGGGATGCTTCTAGGGGATGGAAATTCAACATCAACCTCGTGTCCTCAGGAATGGAGTTGCATCCATTCTGCTGGgtgtatttttataattttctctcCGTGTGTTTACCAGGTCAGTGGTTTTAACTACAATGATTGTTACAACATGACACTCCTGCTCTTGGTGTCACAGATTTAGTGCTGACAGATCTTAGTGCTGACAGactttgaaaattaaacattaacagaaatacaaatgttttcctgaggccacaccttccttttccttctcttccacaAACATAGGCAAAATCAGAGGTGAATCAAGACCATATTGGGAAGTTAAATACTGATTGCTGTAGGCAATAAATTCCCTGCTTAGTCTGCATGGAACATCCTGTAAAGGACTGCGTGGATCCCTCCGGAGCAGAACCCTCTGGTTCACTCCCACTGAAATGGCTCTTTTTTACGGAGGTACTTGGATATTTCTCCTCCTGACACTGTCTTTAATGCTGGTTGATGGTGGCAAGATCCTGGTGGTACCTCAGGATGGAAGTCATTGGCTCAGCATGCGCCCAGAGGTGGAGAAAACTGCAGCACAAGGGACACGAAGTTGTTGTGGTTGTGCCTGCAACCAGTCTGTATATGAAGTCAAAGGAGCCTCAGAATTAAACAGTGAAAGTGTATCCAATACCTTACAGAGACAAATAGTTGGGTGAAATGCTCAAGACATTTGTTAATGAATGCCCATTTTATTGAACAATCTGTTTGGAATGTTGTTCTTACCTCGTACCAAAGCACAACAGAAATTTCCTCGGTCTTCTTCACCAACTGTAAGAGCCTTCTGCAGAACGAGGAGCTGATGCAGTTCTTGAAAGAGAGCAACTTTGACGTGGTTTTCACTGATCCCATCCTGATGTGTGGGCCCCTGGTGTCTGAGTATCTTTCTGTTCCTTCCGTCTACTTCCTGCGGGGCTTTCCCTGTGGAATGGATTCTGCTGCTACCCAGTGTCCAAGCCCTTCTTCCTATGTGCCCAGGTTATTCTTGGATAATTCAGACAGCATGATGTTTTCCCAACGGGTGAAGAACATGCTGGTCAATCTGCTGGAGCTCTTTTACTGTAAGCCTATCTATGATAAGTTTGAAGAACTTGCATATGagcttttcaaaaagaaagtgACAGCAACAGAACTCCTGAGCCGTGGATCCTTGTAGCTGAAGTGGTACGATTTTGTGTTTGAGTTCCCCAGACTGGTGTTGCCAAACATGGCTTTTATTGGAGGGATTAACTGtgctcagaagaaaaatctgtccCAGGTtcaaaattctgtttgttttttatattgaaagggcaaaaatataaatgtgtCATAGAATGGCAGAATGGTTTGcattgaaagggaccttaaggatTATCTCATTCCAAACACCTGTCATCCTGGGCAAGGGATGTCTTTCACATCCTTATGTCAAATCCTGATTGGCAACAGCTTGGTGTTTAATGATAGAAATCCTGCATGATGCAGAAATGTTATTTCCTAATACCAGCATTCAGATTATATCACACTCTGCCAGACCTAAAGCCTTATCAGACTTAATTAGGACAATTTAAGTGGCATGTAGCTTTTATGCAAATGATAATCTCTTTTGTTGAACTGAGGAATTTTGGTATCCTCCTTTCTCAGATGTCTCCTGGACTGCCAGTCCCTACTTCCGTATGTCCAGTTTCCTTTCATCCACAGTGAAGGTTATAGAACTGAATATTTCACTGTATTCTATCACAGCTagattgttttctttccatcagCCTTTATGATCAAGTTGTCAATATTTGAGCCCCAAAAGAAATCCTTTTTCCAGTTCCATCCACCTCTTCTTTTGTACGTCATTGATTTAGGTTTTAATCTTTTCTGTGTATGGCTGTCTCCTGGAAATCTCCATTTGGACTTCTGTTTACCAACCTTCCTGTGTTCACTTGGCAGCCTTGTCTCAGAATTTGGCCCGTGTTCTGTGCATCTCCTTCCTCTGAGCAGTTTCACAATTCCCATTAAGATGATCCATGTTGTAAACTACTAATATGAGATCAACATGGgtggtggagctgctgctcctatTGGGGGGAAGGTTCTCAAAAAAGTCCAAGATTTCCCACCAGACTTGGGAAGAACCATGCAGAAActgcatgggaaaaaaagctgtaaCAGGGATTTAAATCTAAAAGCTCCAGAATGTCTTGAAGAAGGAAATGGTTTTCCATATTCATCTATTTCTAAACTTTTTTGAGAGGTTATCACCAGCATTAAACCCTCAGCCATTTAAAACCAAGAAGGATCTGGACACAGTGTTGAGGTCATGAACTGGCCCAACATTGGCCATGAATGGAGCCCACACTGGCTGTAAATGATTTGTGATCTGTAGTGAGAGAGGTGTTGTTGGTCTGGGTTATCTGGGGTACAAGGGTGAAATGGTCTTTTGCAACTTCATTTTTTACCTGATAGGATAAGGGGTCAGGTTAATGTAATATGGAGAGATGAGGAAACATTTTCTCCTGGCTTCTGATCTTCAAACAAAATGCAAGtttcaattaagaaaaaattaatttttcttagggttttgttttttgaatatTATACCCAAATCCAAATGCCAGGTACTGCAAAAACactgatttctctttttaatcttTACTGTAAGTTATGTCTCACTGTATTACTTGCTGCGGTTTCATTTGGGAacaaaatgctttggaaaatgctAAATTACCTCAGTCTGTGACAAGTCTTTCAGCCTCCTGTGACAATGATGGAAAAGTGTCCTTTTAGTGCTCTCTTGATAGGCACAGTTCTCCCACGTGGGGTCAACAGTGTTTCTGAGCATCCACTCTGTGGCTACATTTTCTTCACGaattttccctgcattttgtCATCAGACCTAGGGCGTTGTGTGCTGCTGGCAAGAAGTGCCACAAAGCTGGGTTCTGCTGAGGGAAGAAGATGGCATTGAGCCAGTAACCTTAGTGTGGTGTGTGTGAAGGTGACACACCTTTCTTGACTTCAAGCCACCTTTGGAGTTCAAACCTGTCCTTAATCGTTCCTAATCGTTTAGTGCTGTCCATAGCGTTGTTGCAAAGCTCTGATGATCTGAAATGGGAGGAGAGTCAAAAcggcaggggcagggacagaggcagaggcagaggaagaggcagagcaCAGCTACAAAAGCTGACAAAACAGCCCTGGCCTCTCTGGTTCTCAGCCAAGTTTAAGATTTCACACCAGGCGTGGGAAGAACCATGCAGAAACTGCATGGGAAAAAAGTTCCAGCAAGGATTTAAATCTGAAAGCTCCAGAATGCCTTGGAGAAGGAAATTGTTTCCCATATTCACCTACTTCTAAACTTTTTTAAGAGGTTATCACCAGCATTAAACCCTCAGCCATTTTTAACCAAGAAGGACCTGGACACAGGGTTCATTGGCCATGAACAGAGCCCTCATTGGCCATGAATCATTCATGGTTTTTAGCGAGAGAGGTGTTGTTGGTCTGCATGATCTGATGTACAAGAGTGATATGCTCTTTTCTAACTTCATTTTAAACTGGATAGGATAAGGGGTTAAGATAAAGTTCTATGGAGCaatgtggaaatattttctactgGCGGCTTATCTTCCCAAAAAATGCAAGTTtgctttaagaaaaattaatttttctacagGTTTTGACTgttgaaaaaacagcaaaatccaAACCACATTTACTGTAATAACAATGATTTCTCTTGTTAATCTTTTTTGTAAGTTATGTTTCACTGTACTACTTGCATCGGTTTCATTAGGAACTCCAGTGACTCAGCAGTGCAAGGATCACCAAACTTGCCTTTccaagaaaggagggaaaaggcaaaaaaaatcacccacaATGCAAAGCTGTGAATCATTAACTAAAGTATTACCACATAGCACAACATCACAAATCCACCCACAGTTGCTTTCCAAAGCACCTTCAGGCTACAACCTGCAGGAGAAATCTCTTCCACAGCCCCTACTCTGACCACAGCAACATGGCTTTGAGGCTTTGCTGTGCCTGGattcccatcctcctcctcctgcccggCCTCTCGGCTGGAGGGAAGCTCCTGGTGGTGCCCATGGTGGGAAGCCACTGGCTGAGCATGAAAGAGGtggtggaggagctgagccagagAGGCCATGAAGTGGTGGTGCTGGCTCCTGAGGTGCGGTGGCAGATGGAGATGACACAGAACTACAAGGTGGTCACACATCCAGTGACGCAgaccctggaggagctggataATGCCTTCCGGGAATTTGTCACCGTGCTCCTGACGGACAAGCCTTTCCCCCTCAATGCCATACAGGCATACCAGGTCTCAGTGGAGTTTTTCAGCACCTTCTTTGGGCAGTGCAAGGACTTGTTCCACAGCCAGGAGACCCTGAGGTTCCTCAACCAAAGCGGCTTTGATGCCATCCTGACGGATCCATTCTTTATGTGTGGGGCCATCCTCGCCCACCATCTCTCCCTTCCTGTTGTGTTCTTCATGAGGGGATTGCCTTGCAACCTGCACTTttcagccccacagagcccaaGCCCTCTGTCCTACATCCCTAGAACCTTCAGCTTCAATTCGGACCACATGACTTTTTTCCAGCGAGTGGAGAACGCCCTGATTTCCCTCCTGGAACTTGACTATTGTAATGGTCTCTATGGAGAAGCACTTAAGCTTTCCTCAGAAGTTCTGCAGAGGGATGTGTCCCTCACGGATCTCCTGAACTCTGCTGCCGTTTCGATCATGAGGTTTGACTTTGTGTTCGAGTACCCCAGGCCAGTGATGCCCAACATGGTCTTTATTGGGGGTGTCAACTGTGCTAAGGAGAAACCACTGCCTAAGGTAATGTTCCTGTGCCTTCAAATTGTACATTTTTTCTATGAAAAGTCATTACTTTCTTACAGGAAATTAATCGCtattgatggggtttttttttttaatttttggtaaTTATTCAAATCAACTAGGTTTGGTTCCTTGTTTCCACAGGCTGAAACCAAATAACCTTGATAGAAACTTCTTTGAATTAATGAGAGTTTTggaacaaaccaaacaaaaaagggaTTTCATCTTTTAGATGGGAATTCCTGTCCTCAGTGAATGTGTATTAAGCACCAACCAGATACagttctgatttaatttttaatggtgTCAGACATATATATTCCTTTTATCTTATCATAATCCCAAGTGTcatcttttgtttttaactaCCAGCTCATCAGCATCAGTTTATTCTGTTTCGTTCTATTTTcataataattacagtaatttcacaactagAAGGTGCCCAGGATTACAAGGTGCACTTCCGtgtgtcggcaaatttccaaacttttgcccatatataagacgcactggattataaggcggACTTCAtggtttccatcaaaatttaagtcaaaagGGAGTTCCTTATAGTCCTGAgattactgtatttcaaaactGGCTGGCTGTGTTACGTTAGTCCTTTTTCGAGGGGGTGGAATATAAATGTGGCATTGAAATGGCAAGAAATAATCTTGCAATCATGGATTTACTGAAAGACACTTGAATGCAGAACTCAGGTAAGTTTTTAGACCTACTCCTTGACATCTGCTTTTACCAGAATTGTTCTTCAGGGTTGGTAAAGCTACTCTAGAAATCTGAATCTGGTTTGATAGTAACCATGTAATCTCTAAAATGGTAGCACTGGAGATTTCTTTCCAGGCACAAAGCAGGACACAAATCCCTTCCCTTGGAAATTGCTCCCACGCTTCTGAAATATCTTCACGCAACATCTCTACATCTTTCAGCTgaagggttggggtttttctttcttctttcagatttcttttatGCTCTTTGACAGGCTTATGAAGAGCCCTCTAAACCTGATAAACAAGGCAAAGAATAATGCTATTAACTAGAATATTAGGATCAAATTCTATCTAAGGTAATCTATCGTGTTAGGGCTCACAAGAGTGGTGCCAGGTTTAAGATGTAAGAGGCAGATTCTAGCTGGTTACACAACATAAGTTTTTACTTTTATATCCTGAAGTTCTCAGAGCTGCAAAGAGTTTGTAACTTTGCTACAAGGGTAGACAC
Encoded proteins:
- the LOC116998659 gene encoding UDP-glucuronosyltransferase 1A1-like, with the translated sequence MALRLCCAWIPILLLLPGLSAGGKLLVVPMVGSHWLSMKEVVEELSQRGHEVVVLAPEVRWQMEMTQNYKVVTHPVTQTLEELDNAFREFVTVLLTDKPFPLNAIQAYQVSVEFFSTFFGQCKDLFHSQETLRFLNQSGFDAILTDPFFMCGAILAHHLSLPVVFFMRGLPCNLHFSAPQSPSPLSYIPRTFSFNSDHMTFFQRVENALISLLELDYCNGLYGEALKLSSEVLQRDVSLTDLLNSAAVSIMRFDFVFEYPRPVMPNMVFIGGVNCAKEKPLPKAYEEPSKPDKQGKE